The Chroogloeocystis siderophila 5.2 s.c.1 genome includes the window GAAGCAGTGGTACCACAGCGAGGTGATGTTTATACATTAGTCCTCCGTCCGCAAGGTCATGAAGGTATTCGTTTTTTACCAGGACAATTTGCTTGGTTAACGCTTGATCGGTCTCCTTATCGCATTCAAGAGCATCCGTTTTCATTTTCTTCTAACGGCGATCGCACCGATCAAGTTGCACTGACGATCAAAGCCGTTGGTGACTTCACAAACACTATCAAAGATGTCCAGCCAGGAACAAAAGCTTTTCTTGATGGTCCGCATGGGGCTTTTACTCCTGATCGCTTTGATTGTAGTGGGCTGGTACTCATTGCAAATGGTGTCGGGGTTACACCGATGATTAGCATTCTGGTAACGCTTGCTGAACGCGGCGATCATCGACCGATTCGTTTGATTTATGCCAATGGTTCTTGGGAAGATGTTGCTTTTCGCGAAGACTTGGAATATCTCAATAAGCGATTAGATAGTCTCACAGTAACGCACGTGATTAAGGACCCTCCGGATGATTGGCCTGGAGAATCAGGCTATGTTGATAAAGACCTGCTAGCACGACACATTCCGCAAAATCGCGAAGGTTGGCGTTATTTTCTTTGCGGTTCTCCCCGCTTTTTAGATGAAGCCGAAAAAGCTTTACACGACTTAGGAGTACCTGCAAAAGCTATTCACATGGAACACTTTAATCTTGTTTGATGGAGGTCATAGCTCAAGAATTATGCGTTTCAACATTATGCTCGAAGTTGTTGCTTTTGTTTCGGTTGTCTTGGTTTTGACATCTGCTTTGTTCGGCTATGTTCAAAGAAATCCGGTCGAGCCGAGTATAGATTCTGGTTGGGTTGAACCAACTAACCAATAAACTTTATGCGCATGCGATCGCGTTTTTCCTGGTTTTCCTTCCTAGAACGGGGTAAAGACCAAAAAAAAGTTGAATGAGTTCAAAGCAAAGTCCTTGCAACTCCAGAAGTCCACTGCGGTGGACTTTATTTTTTGGCTGTGAGTTCATTCGCGATTTTACTCAGCATAAATGCGCAAGTAGGATAATTGTCGATAAGCGCTAGTTTATATCTACCCAAGGGTAGTATTTTAGGTGTTAGCTTTATAGTAACTGTTCTTATACTATAAGCAAACTTCACAAACCAAGCTCGAAACTTTACATAAGCTTTAATTAATAATTGGTAAAAATTAATCTCGATTAGTGGTAATCTGTAAAAACAATTAAATTTTCTGTTTACAGAAATTAAGTTTGTAGATATTAGCAGAATGGCAACCTTTGTGCGTTATGACTAAAAGAGGAGTGAATTTAATTATATTATTAGTCCACCAATTTTTATTTATTGTACATTTTTGGAACTTCAGCTAATAAGTCGCAGTCTGTCAGTTTCAACGAATTAAATATTAAAAAAAATCCATAAAATTCCTTCCTCGATTTTGATTAAGGAAAGGAACATTCTATTGAAAATTTGCCAGGAATGTAAAGAGATGGTAGATGCTCTATCAAAGGTTTGGTTACGCTTACGTAACCGCCATTTTTTTGTCGCCGATGCAGTGATTTTTTTGCTGACACCTGCATTAGCACTGGCTTTGCGCCTTGATAAACTATTTGTTTTTAGAGTTTACGGAACCGATGTTCTTATTGTAACAGCAGCTTTTTTAGTAGTAAAGATATTACTGTTGTATCAATTTGGCTTTTATCGTAGGTGTTGGCGTTACGCCAGTATTGATGAATTGATTCAAGTCGTCGCTTCGATGGCTGCGGTCTTAGTAGTTCAAACTTGGTTATTTTATGTGCTGTATTACACGACTGATTTAATCAGTAATTTGCCGCGATCGCTACCGTTGCTCGATGGAATACTGAGTCTCATATTAGTAGGTGGAATACGCTTTAGCGTGCGGGCGCTCGAGCGCGCGTGTCAGCTTCCGAAAACAAATCAGCAATACGAACGCGCTTTGATCGTCGGTGCAGGACATGCAGGTGTGTCATTAGTGCAAACGATTCAGCATAATCCTAAGCTAGGTCTTTATGCAGTTGGTTTTGTTGACGACGATCCGACAAAACTAGGGTTACGGATTCGGGGAATTCGGGTACTCGGCGATCGCCATAGTATTCCTGAAATCATTCGCGCTTTTAATATTGAGCGTGTCATTATTGCAATGCCTACGGTTTCTGGGAAAGTGATTCGCGAAATTGTTGATCGCTGCCAGTCACTGGGGGTGGCAACAAGTACTTTACCCAGCATTCATGAGATTCTCAGCGGTCATGCTCGTGTTGCCAGTATTCGCGATGTCAAAATTGAAGACTTACTACGGCGAGAACCAATAAAAACAAATGTGGAAGCAGTATCGCACTTCCTTAATGGCAAACGAGTTCTGATTACAGGTGCAGGCGGCTCAATCGGTAGCGAGATTTGTCGTCAAGTTCTGCAGTGCTGTCCTGCCGAAATTTTGCTTGTTGGACACGGCGAGAACTCTGTGTTTAATATTCAGCAAGAACTTCAACAAGCCTTAGAAACTTGGCATCGTTGTTCTACCAATATCCCTCGGCTGACGACGTTGATCGCGGATATTCGCTTTGCTGCGCGTTTAGATTATGTTTTTGAGCAATTTAAACCGGATATTGTCTTCCACGCCGCAGCACATAAGCACGTACCTTTGATGGAAGCCAATTCTCCCGAAGCAATTACAAACAACGTTGTGGGAACCAAAAATTTGCTCGATTTGGCGCTGCGCTACAACGTCAAACACTTTGTCATGATTTCCACCGACAAAGCTGTGAATCCTACAAGTATTATGGGTGCAAGCAAAAGAGCCGCAGAGATGTTAGTTCTCAAAGCCGCGCAAGTCAGCAAAAAACCTTTTGTTGTTGTGCGATTCGGTAATGTTTTGGGCAGTAGGGGCAGTGTTGTTCCAACGTTTAAGCGACAAATCGCCGCAGGAGGTCCGATTACGATTACGCATCCTGACATTTGTCGTTATTTTATGACAATTCCAGAAGCTGTACAACTTGTGTTGCAAGCTGCGGTCATCGGTCACGGTGGCGAAGTGTTTATGCTTAACATGGGGGAACCTGTCAAAATTGTTGATTTAGCAAAGGATTTGATTCGGCTTTCGGGTTATGAAGTCGGCAAGGATATCGATATTGTATACACAGGGCTACGACCAGGCGAAAAACTCTATGAGGAATTGTTTATTCCTGGCGAACGCTACGAACCAACGCAGCATGAAAAAATTCTCTCAGTACGCAACGCGAGTGGCATCATTCCTGAAAATTTAGAGTCAATGGTCGCAGCGCTTTGCCAAGCAGCCGATTTGAATGATAATCAAGCGATTGTTTCTTTGCTACAGCAGTTGGTAACTGAGTACAAGCCAGGCGGTAGCAGTACGACTAAAAAGAGTGCGATCGCTCGCACTTTTCGTCAACAAAATCTTACTCAAGTTACGTCCGAATCACTACAACTCGAAAAAGACTTAAAACGGGCATTAATGCAACGCGAGTTGCGAATTCACTATCAACCGATTATCAACTTAGCAACGCAGGAAATTACAAGCTTTGAAGCTTTACTGCGCTGGCAACATCCGCAACAAGGTTTGATTGCACCCGCAAAGTTTATCAACATCGCTGAAGACACAGGCTTAATTGTACCCATTGGTTGGTGGGTATTACGTCAAGCGTGCCAACAACTTCAACGTTGGCAACAGCAATTTCCGCATACACGCTTGGGAATGAGTGTCAATCTTTCGCGCCAGCAGTTTTTTCAAGCTGACTTAAGCGAACGAATCGCCCAAATTTTGGCAGATGTTCGTTTGCACGCAGGTAGTTTAAGGTTAGAAATAGCTGAACACGCGATCGTAGAAGATGATGAATATACTTCGGCGCTGATGCGACAGTTAACTGCTTTGGGCGTACAATTGCAAATCGATAATATTGGTGTTGGTTACTCGTTTTTGAGCTTGCTTCTGCAACTACCACAGCTATTACAAAATAAAAAAATTAGCAGGCTGAAGCTTGACCGCACACTCGTTAGTTGTGACGACAGTGAAACTGCGGAGATTATGCAAACGATTACCGCGATCGCGCAGGATTTACACATAAACGTGACAGCTACCGGAGTCGAGACAACTCAACAGCTTGCGCGTGTCAAAGCACTCAATTGTGAATACGCACAAGGTTATCTATTTTCTAAACCTTTAGAAAGTCAAGCTATTCATTCACTACTTACAACACGTTTTAGGGCGACGTTTGCTGAACTTATTTAATCTAGATCTAATGCAATGTCTGTATTCAATGACAGAAAAATTACTGAGAAATACAAGTATTTTGATAAGGAGTATTTTCAACTGAGTAAATCTTCTGAGCAATCAACATAAATAAATAATATTTATTTTCAGTGAATTTGCTCTAGCTGTAAGATAAGTGTAAAGTTATCTTCAGCTTGTTGTTTGGTTGCGTGTAGCTGCAATAAAGCACTAACTCACCTAGCCACACAAGAAATGAAGTGTATGCAACTAGATCATGGTAAGCCGATTCTTCCAACGTTTACATATACCTATTGTCTTTTCATTGCTGAGCCTAACTATTAATGCCTCTTGTCACGCCGCTACAGCTATGAATGCTGAAACAAAAACTTATCAAGGAAGTGGAGAAACCTTCGCTAATCCTGAGCGTGGGTTCTATATCAACTCTATCACGAAGCATCAAGATACTCCTTTGACGGCTATTCAAGCAGCAACAGCTAAAAAGAGAAACATAAGTTTAATTCGGCGAATTTATGTTATTCCTCAGTACCGTTACAGTAGTTTACCATCATCTTTTCTTGAGTTCGTAAAACAAGACTTTAACATAGCTCGACAAGCTGGAATCAAATTAGTTGTTCGCTTTGCCTATAACTGGGATATAGGTGGTTATGATGCCCCTAAAGATGTGATTTTGACGCACTTGGAGCAATTACAACCAATTTTGAGAAACAACTACGATGTGATTGCTTATCTAGAAGCAGGGTTTGTTGGTGCTTGGGGACAGTGGAATCGTTCTTCGCATCAGCTAATTAACAATACAACTCTTGACGTAACACCAGATTCACGCGCAATATTTTATAAAATTCTTGCGGCTTTACCATCTCAGCGAATGGTTGCTTTACCATTTCCTAAGCAAAAGATGGATATATTTAACACAACTCAACCGCTTAAATCGAGCGAAGCTTTTAGTGGAAGTGCACGTGCGAGAACCGCTACTCACAATGACGGCTTTTTAGCAAGTTCGGACGATTTGGGATTTTACACTTATCGCCAGGTTGAAAGAGATAAGCAATTTTTGAGTGTTAATAACTTGTATGTCGTGCATGGTGGTGAAACAGCCAGCGCTAGTGGCCCTGCTCAAGCTTATATTGGTTGTGCGAATGCGTTAGCAGAGATGGCAAGATTACGCTGGAGCGTCTTAAATTTGGAATTTCATCAATCTGTTATTCAAGGATGGAAAAATCAAGGCTGTCTGCCGGAAATCAGACGACGTTTAGGCTACCGCTTTCGGCTACTCAAAACAACAATTCCCACTCAAGTCAAGCCATCAGGCACTTTTGCAATGAGCTTTGTTGTTACTAACGATGGCTGGGCTAATGCTTACAATCCACGTCGCGTAGAAATCGTTTTACGTCACAAACAAACAAAAAAAGAATATCGTCTACCAGTGCAAGAAGATCCGCGCAGATGGCTACCTAGTCAGATTAAAACTGTAGAAGTTGTCGCAGGTGTTCCTGCAAATATGTTGAGTGGAGAATATCAAGTTTTCCTCAATCTTCCCGATCCTTCACCAAGATTATATAATCGCGCGCCATACTCTATTCGACTAGCAAATCAAAATGTTTGGGAAGCCGCGACAGGCTATAATTTATTAGCAAGTAGTGTAACAGTTACTTCCAACGTATCCGGAAGTAATTACTCAGGTAGCCAATTTTTTACTTCTCGGTAATTCTTCATTCAAAACGCGTTTTAATTTGTTAAATATCATGTTCTGTAGCGGATACCTCAGTAGCTCCGCTACTTTGGTTTTTAGAATAAAATTTCTAACAAACTTTTGATGAAATGTAGTCATTTATTGTAAAATATATACATTGAAGCTAAACAATTACAAGTTATTCTGAATGTTATTTAAAAATTAAAATGGTTATCTAATCTACAAGTTTTGGTCTGAACTAAGTTAAATTGATTGGATAAATAAAAGACCTGTGCAGGCAAAATGCAAATGCACAGTACATAGTCATTTATCTGGGTATACGCAAAAAAGTAGCAAGCTATTTCAAGGAACTGGCAAGTGCAAAAATTACTAAATGGTTGGACAAAACTAACAAGCACTTCCGTCAACCGGAAAATTTTTGGTGCAGCAATGACGGTTGCTATCTGGACTGCGTTTGTTAAAGTAGCAGCTGTGATTAAAGAACTTGTTATTGCGTGGAGATTTGGAACAGGTGACGCGGTTGATGCTTTTTTAATTGCTTTGTTAGTGCCAGCTTTTATTATTAATGTAGTTGCCGGCTCGTTTAATGCAGCTTTGATTCCAACTTATATTCAAGTTCGCGAAAAGCAAGGTATGCAATCAGCGCAGCAGCTATTTTCTGGAACAATGGTTTGGGGCTTGGTTGTACTCGGATTAACTACTTTTTTGATGATCGCAACAGCACCAATTTATTTACCTTGGATCGCGGCTGGATTTGATTCAGAAAAGCTTCGCCTAACATTTTACTTGCTGTGCGCGATCGCTCCAATTGTATTGTTGAGCAGTATTGTTACAATCTGGGGAGCCGTTTTAAACGCAGGTGAGCGTTTTGCGTTAGCTGCGATCGCTCCGATCGCAACTCCCGCGATAACCGTTCTCTTTTTATTCATCAAACCC containing:
- a CDS encoding DUF4832 domain-containing protein — encoded protein: MNAETKTYQGSGETFANPERGFYINSITKHQDTPLTAIQAATAKKRNISLIRRIYVIPQYRYSSLPSSFLEFVKQDFNIARQAGIKLVVRFAYNWDIGGYDAPKDVILTHLEQLQPILRNNYDVIAYLEAGFVGAWGQWNRSSHQLINNTTLDVTPDSRAIFYKILAALPSQRMVALPFPKQKMDIFNTTQPLKSSEAFSGSARARTATHNDGFLASSDDLGFYTYRQVERDKQFLSVNNLYVVHGGETASASGPAQAYIGCANALAEMARLRWSVLNLEFHQSVIQGWKNQGCLPEIRRRLGYRFRLLKTTIPTQVKPSGTFAMSFVVTNDGWANAYNPRRVEIVLRHKQTKKEYRLPVQEDPRRWLPSQIKTVEVVAGVPANMLSGEYQVFLNLPDPSPRLYNRAPYSIRLANQNVWEAATGYNLLASSVTVTSNVSGSNYSGSQFFTSR
- a CDS encoding ferredoxin reductase family protein, coding for MKNPWVAGTFWVVLYLLITLSPLLILLIHPVPGGRGFWIEFSAALGYVGLAMMMLQFALTARFDAIAAPYGIDIVLQYHRYITQVAFALILAHPIILFVRDAEYLQLLNFFEAPWRARFAVISTISLILLVVTSLWRQKLKLNYEVWRTSHGILAVLAVGLGLAHAFGVNYYLALPWKALLWILLALLAFGSLIYVRLIKPWLMTQKPYRVEAVVPQRGDVYTLVLRPQGHEGIRFLPGQFAWLTLDRSPYRIQEHPFSFSSNGDRTDQVALTIKAVGDFTNTIKDVQPGTKAFLDGPHGAFTPDRFDCSGLVLIANGVGVTPMISILVTLAERGDHRPIRLIYANGSWEDVAFREDLEYLNKRLDSLTVTHVIKDPPDDWPGESGYVDKDLLARHIPQNREGWRYFLCGSPRFLDEAEKALHDLGVPAKAIHMEHFNLV
- a CDS encoding polysaccharide biosynthesis protein, with amino-acid sequence MVDALSKVWLRLRNRHFFVADAVIFLLTPALALALRLDKLFVFRVYGTDVLIVTAAFLVVKILLLYQFGFYRRCWRYASIDELIQVVASMAAVLVVQTWLFYVLYYTTDLISNLPRSLPLLDGILSLILVGGIRFSVRALERACQLPKTNQQYERALIVGAGHAGVSLVQTIQHNPKLGLYAVGFVDDDPTKLGLRIRGIRVLGDRHSIPEIIRAFNIERVIIAMPTVSGKVIREIVDRCQSLGVATSTLPSIHEILSGHARVASIRDVKIEDLLRREPIKTNVEAVSHFLNGKRVLITGAGGSIGSEICRQVLQCCPAEILLVGHGENSVFNIQQELQQALETWHRCSTNIPRLTTLIADIRFAARLDYVFEQFKPDIVFHAAAHKHVPLMEANSPEAITNNVVGTKNLLDLALRYNVKHFVMISTDKAVNPTSIMGASKRAAEMLVLKAAQVSKKPFVVVRFGNVLGSRGSVVPTFKRQIAAGGPITITHPDICRYFMTIPEAVQLVLQAAVIGHGGEVFMLNMGEPVKIVDLAKDLIRLSGYEVGKDIDIVYTGLRPGEKLYEELFIPGERYEPTQHEKILSVRNASGIIPENLESMVAALCQAADLNDNQAIVSLLQQLVTEYKPGGSSTTKKSAIARTFRQQNLTQVTSESLQLEKDLKRALMQRELRIHYQPIINLATQEITSFEALLRWQHPQQGLIAPAKFINIAEDTGLIVPIGWWVLRQACQQLQRWQQQFPHTRLGMSVNLSRQQFFQADLSERIAQILADVRLHAGSLRLEIAEHAIVEDDEYTSALMRQLTALGVQLQIDNIGVGYSFLSLLLQLPQLLQNKKISRLKLDRTLVSCDDSETAEIMQTITAIAQDLHINVTATGVETTQQLARVKALNCEYAQGYLFSKPLESQAIHSLLTTRFRATFAELI